TGGGGCAATATGCTTTCACGCTGGACAGATTTTCTCACGACTGATGGTGAGAAAACATGGCGGGAAAGAGATGCCGAATTTGAAAATGATATTCAAACCCGGGCAGAATTAATGGAAAAGTGGAATGAAGGCTGGGATTGTCTTTTTTCCACCCTAAACAGCTTGACCGAAGAAGATCTGGACAAACTCATTTACATCAGAAATCAGGGACATACGGTCACAGAAGCGATCAACCGGCAACTGGCGCATTATCCCTACCATATCGGGCAGATGGTCTTCATCGGGAAAATGATCTGCGGTGAAAAATGGGCATC
The DNA window shown above is from Bacteroidia bacterium and carries:
- a CDS encoding DUF1572 domain-containing protein; translation: MRTDYLTSTKKQFEYYKMLGEKTFSQLPDEGLFWQYNAESNSVATIVKHLWGNMLSRWTDFLTTDGEKTWRERDAEFENDIQTRAELMEKWNEGWDCLFSTLNSLTEEDLDKLIYIRNQGHTVTEAINRQLAHYPYHIGQMVFIGKMICGEKWASLSIPKGNSSQFNAEKFSLPKRKRHFTDE